TTGTTTTGGCTGAGGAAGCACAGGCTGTGGTCCGATGGGATCTGGATTTACAGGCTCAGCTTGAGCAGGAAATTCCTCAAATACCGGCGCTGTTTCAACGCAGGACATATCAGTACAAAACACCTCTTCTTCCTGGACGACAACCTGACTGCCTGAAACTTTTCGAATCCACTCAGGCGTTTTTACATGCGATTTCATTTTGGAATAAAGGCCTTTGACCTTCCCATTCATCTGTTTGACTTTCTTTGAAACAGACGAGGAGACGGTCGAATAGCGAGGCACGAGCCCCAGATGTTTCTGGGCAGGCTCGACTGGTTCCGCACTAAATACCGACTTAAAATACTCCTGGTCGTCAACGACCTCTTCCTGCGATGTTCTCTGAATCAGAGGCCCCCCATTATTCGTCTGTTTTTCAGGCACGGGCAGATTCAAACTTGGTGGTGCCGCCGGAGGAAAATTGTTGTCGACCGGGGCAGGAGCCGGCTCATTAAAATAGTGTCCGGGGCTTTGATGCTCGGACTCCATTTGGCTGTAGGGAGCTGACTGGTATTCTGCACTGGGGCGAGCAGCCTGCTGATAGACCTTTTGCTGGGCAGACTGACAGCCATATGATCCCGTCAATGAAAGCAGGCAGGCAAATAACGAGACTGTTTTTTTATACGGCATTGTCATCTTGATTTCCTCTTTCCGTGTCGTGCGACTCGCACCATTTTCAAATACCACGATTCCAATTTGACAAACTCTCAAAATGTGGTATGGCACACGGAATAAAAATCGGTTAAATCTGCCGCTTTCTGATATATGAAAGTGATGAATCAGTTAGAATAGGTTCAACAACCATCCGTTTATTCTTGCTAAAACGATTTCTCATAAATAAAAGTGTCGTGATTGATAATTCTGTTTTTCGTTCTCTAACGGTCGTACTGTTTATAACCGGATTTGAGATGCGGAAAATCACTGCAAAGCCAGTTTTTCAGATAATACACTGCTTAGGAATTAGTCAAAATATAATGATTATTCCTGATAACAATATTCACTTGTCGAAAGCGGGACGCGATAGATTAATGAAGAATATTGCATAAGATCACGGCCGGTCACTCGGAAACAGGTCCTTAGATTTACTACAATTAAAAGAAGATCGACTCAATCAGGATTACTTGAGCCAGGAGGAACCCCATGATAGAACTCAAAAACATACTCGTACCCACCGATTTCAGTGAATTTGGCGAGCAGGCCCTGCTCTATGGTTGCGAATTAGCCAAACGATTTGATGCAAAATTACATCTGCTGAATGTCGTTCAGGATGCCGTCGCGATGTTCCCGGAACCGAATATGATGGGGACATCCATGAATGATCTCGTATCAGACATGCAGCATTTAGCCCAAAAACAGCTGGAAGAAATGCCTGGCCTGCCAGGAACCGAGGACTTGGAAGTAGTGCGGGAAGTACGTGTCGGACCCGCATTTCTCGAAATCATCCGTTATGCGAAACAGGCAGAAATCGACCTGATCGTCATAGGAACTCACGGCCGAACCGGCATTAAACACATGTTACTAGGCAGCGTGGCGGAAAAAGTGGTCCGCAAAGCCCCTTGCCCTGTACTAACGGTATCACATCCCGAAAGAGAATTTGTAATGCCGACTTAAAACAGGTGCCGTTAAAGCCTATAATGGATCTGAGTCTTTCCTTTCGGAAGGATTTCAAGAGTACTGGACGCTGATTCAAGATAAAATCACTAATACTGAACCCCACATTACATTGAGGAAATAATGCCGAAACTGACTGTTGAAAATGTAGGAGAATTCGAAGTGGACTCAGGGAAACGGCTGGTACTGGCCTTAACCGATGATGCCCACGTCGATCAATTACATGCTTGTGGTGGCGCAAGTCGCTGCACGACATGTCGTGTCGAATTTATAGAAGGTGAACCGAACCAGATGACCGTCGCAGAAAAAAATACGCTTGAGGCCCGCGAATTGTCCGGATGCCGATTGAGCTGTC
This genomic interval from Gimesia alba contains the following:
- a CDS encoding universal stress protein, giving the protein MIELKNILVPTDFSEFGEQALLYGCELAKRFDAKLHLLNVVQDAVAMFPEPNMMGTSMNDLVSDMQHLAQKQLEEMPGLPGTEDLEVVREVRVGPAFLEIIRYAKQAEIDLIVIGTHGRTGIKHMLLGSVAEKVVRKAPCPVLTVSHPEREFVMPT
- a CDS encoding 2Fe-2S iron-sulfur cluster-binding protein; the encoded protein is MPKLTVENVGEFEVDSGKRLVLALTDDAHVDQLHACGGASRCTTCRVEFIEGEPNQMTVAEKNTLEARELSGCRLSCQILCDHDMTVRVISRLEGSGRADAGHRPKDEIEPQPVEWVDK